The DNA segment CGGAATAGCCCCGCTCTCCCAGGCGTTTGGCCAGATCCTGAAGGAAGGTGGCCATCCGTTCCTCGGCGGAATGATCTCCCGCCAGGGGCACCATGGCACTGATTTCCTTGCTCAACAAACGCATGATCTGGCGTTGCAGACCAGGAATATTACTTGCCAGTTCGGATAACTGCTGAAAGGGCAAAACACAGGCACTGGCGGTATCCAGGGCCACCACACTGCACTGGTGATAATCCGGATGAATGGCGTCCAGTCCCACCAGTTCGCCCGGCAAATGGAAACCGATGACCTGTTCTTCACCCTCCCGGTTCACCGCGTAACTCTTGAAGGTACCCGAGCGGACCGCGTAGATGCTGCGCATGGCATCCCCTTTCCGGAACAGGTGATCCCCACCGTGCAGGGTTTTGGACTTCTCCACCACCTTGTCCAACCGTTCCACCTCGGCACGGGCAAGGCCCATGGGGACACAGAGTTCCTTCAGGGAACAATTGCTGCAGACACGCTTGAGTTCACGCAGGTCCAGGGGCTGGGCCTGGCTCGAAGCCATTGACATAACGCTTCCCATATCCGCTCAAATCAGACAACACCGAACGGCGCCCGGCGAAGTCCTACTTTAAGCCATCCGACAGCGCAGGCATAGCCCGCCACTTTGCCGGCACAGGGCGGCCTAAAGGGCTTCGAGCTCCTTGAGTACCAGGGCTTCCAAGTGACGACAATAGCGATCCAGATAGTTGAGCCCTTCGGAGGCACTGAACAACCAGGGGTTCATCAGGGTATGACGCAGCAGGAAGATAAAATTGCTGCTATTTTCACCATCCCCCTCCGACTGGAAGCTATCTGGATCCAACCCCAGCTTCTCGGTAAGTACCTGGCGGGCCTCCGGACTCAAACTGTCATGGAATACGTTGGTCCGGGAACCAAAGAATTCCCGCATCTGGGGTGGCTGATCCGGCACCACCCGCAACTGCTCGTAAATCCGCTTGCCAAAACGGTTCAATGCCGGCGCGCTGTGATTACCCTCCGGGTTCAGGGCAATGCAGATCAGGTTGGTGTCCGGTTCGAAGGGCACCACCAGGCGCACCTTGCTCGCCAGTCGCTCGGCGGTTTCCTGCAATCGGTCATAAAGGTACTCGGTGCTGTGCACGGTGACCTCGGTGAGCTTGCCGAAACGCTTGTAGTCCAGGGGGAAGACCCGGTGGGTCACATAGGTAGCGGCCGCCATGGAGCCGGGCTTGGAGCCTTCCAGAATATAGCGACCCAGATTGCGCAGCAGGGTATCGGTGTCGGCTCCCTCCCCCGCCTCATCAAAGACATAGGCCGCATCCTCGCCCAGCAGTGTGGTGATCTCGCGGTTACGGGCAATGAAGGCCCCCACCCCGAAAGGCAAATACCCCAGCTTGTGGGGGTCCACGGTGACTGTGTCGGCATGCCGGATGGCGGCAAAGGCCTGATGGACCTCCAGGGAAGGGAAGTACTTGAAACCCCGGGCCACATCCTCGCGACGACGCAATCCACCGCCGGGCTCACGGAACAGGGCCGCCATATAACCCCCCCAGGCGGCATCCACATGGATGCCGAAGTCCAGGGCCGGCGCCTTGCGGCGCAAACGTTGGCGAATAGCGACGATGTCATCAATAGGGTCGATGGTGCCGTATTCGGTGGAGCCAAGAATCCCCACCACCGCCAGCACCGGCCGGCCCTCCTCCGCCAGCCGCGCCAGCTCGGCCTCCAGGGCCTTCGGGTCCAGGCGCATATGATCGGTCACCGGTACCGAAATCAGCTGGGCGGAACCAAAGCCCATCATCTTCATGGCCTTTTTCCAGCTGTAGTGAGCGGTGAGCGGGACCAGCACCACCGGCGGCTTGAGATCCGGATGGGCCGCATGAAAATCCGCCTGGCCCAAATGCTCCACCCTTGCCGATTCCAATTTTCGGGTAACACGCTGACGTGTCTGCTTGGGCAGGCCCTGCAAGGCTTCGGCCACCGCCTTTTGCAGGCGGACTACTGTATCCACATCCAGGTTGAACCAGGGCCATGGATCGGGGTCCTCCAGTGACAGCGGCTTGCGGATAATGGCCGCAGGGTCCAGACCCAGCTCCGCCATCACGGTTCGCGCCGCCAGAGGATAGTACTTGGCCGACCGCAGGTTCCAGAGCCCCTCATAGTTGGCCACCGTCCCTCCGGACGTCAGGTGTCCCCAGGCACAGGGACGCTGGGCGGGGTCCGTGTTGAAACCCATCATGTCGGCCAACTGACGTCCCGCTGCCAGCTCCAGGCGAACCGTCACCGGGGCCGCCTCTTCGGTGACGTTATTGGGGTTGTAGAGCGTGGTCACCAGATGAGCAATCAGGCCCGGCAGCAGCAGATCCGAGGCCATATGGCCGATGTAACGGGGGTTAAAGAAGGGGGCTGAATTCTTGAGATCCGCCGTCAAGCGGTGGAGCTCAGTCTTCATCCGGTCCACGAATTCCAGATAGCCTTCCGAGTGCAGCGCCCGGATGGGGATGGGGGGCGTATCCTGGGGATGCAGATTCCGGCGCCAATAGACATGATCCCGAAAGAACTCGAGGATCAGTTTTTCAAATAGTTCGTCATTCTCACCGTAAGCCCCGAGAAAAAAGGGGCTAAACAGGGCATCCACTTCCGGGATCTGGTCCTGGCTCATAGGGTTCACACCACTTTATTCTGCTTGAGACGTTTCAAATGACGCGTGAAAAACGCTGCTGATTCTGCTCGGGACCATTATAGGCATCGAAAAGCATGGCCACATTGCGAAGCA comes from the Natronospira proteinivora genome and includes:
- the fnr gene encoding fumarate/nitrate reduction transcriptional regulator Fnr; translation: MASSQAQPLDLRELKRVCSNCSLKELCVPMGLARAEVERLDKVVEKSKTLHGGDHLFRKGDAMRSIYAVRSGTFKSYAVNREGEEQVIGFHLPGELVGLDAIHPDYHQCSVVALDTASACVLPFQQLSELASNIPGLQRQIMRLLSKEISAMVPLAGDHSAEERMATFLQDLAKRLGERGYSATDIHLAMSRRDIANYLRLATETVSRVLKKFQNKGWIAVDRRHLRILDQQALGELAKDSLSEQD
- a CDS encoding pyridoxal phosphate-dependent decarboxylase family protein translates to MSQDQIPEVDALFSPFFLGAYGENDELFEKLILEFFRDHVYWRRNLHPQDTPPIPIRALHSEGYLEFVDRMKTELHRLTADLKNSAPFFNPRYIGHMASDLLLPGLIAHLVTTLYNPNNVTEEAAPVTVRLELAAGRQLADMMGFNTDPAQRPCAWGHLTSGGTVANYEGLWNLRSAKYYPLAARTVMAELGLDPAAIIRKPLSLEDPDPWPWFNLDVDTVVRLQKAVAEALQGLPKQTRQRVTRKLESARVEHLGQADFHAAHPDLKPPVVLVPLTAHYSWKKAMKMMGFGSAQLISVPVTDHMRLDPKALEAELARLAEEGRPVLAVVGILGSTEYGTIDPIDDIVAIRQRLRRKAPALDFGIHVDAAWGGYMAALFREPGGGLRRREDVARGFKYFPSLEVHQAFAAIRHADTVTVDPHKLGYLPFGVGAFIARNREITTLLGEDAAYVFDEAGEGADTDTLLRNLGRYILEGSKPGSMAAATYVTHRVFPLDYKRFGKLTEVTVHSTEYLYDRLQETAERLASKVRLVVPFEPDTNLICIALNPEGNHSAPALNRFGKRIYEQLRVVPDQPPQMREFFGSRTNVFHDSLSPEARQVLTEKLGLDPDSFQSEGDGENSSNFIFLLRHTLMNPWLFSASEGLNYLDRYCRHLEALVLKELEAL